Sequence from the Terriglobales bacterium genome:
TTGGGACGAGCCCGCGCTAAAGGCGGAGCGCTTCCAGCGCATCGGGTCGTCCAACGTACCGTCGCTTTGGGGCTTCCGGGCTGCCATCGAACTGGCGCAGAAGATCGGCATGGACCGGATCGAGCGGCGCCACCGCGCCCTCGCCGACTATGTCGTCGCGCAGATGAAGCGGCGGCCGGTGGAATCCTGGACCTCGTCCGACCCCACGCTGCGCTGCGCCATCACCACGTTCAATCTCGCGCCCATCCAGATCACGGAGCTGGAAAATGCAATGTGGAAGCACCATCGCATCCGCATCCGCGGCGGAGCTCCCTCGAAGATCCGCATCTCGACGCCCTACTATCTGCAGAAGGCCGAGATCGACCGCTTTCTGGATCGCCTCGACGACTTCAGGCGCAGTCACGCCTGAGGGGGAGCAGGCTTTCAGCTCACGCGATCCTTTGGATTTGGCCTGCGCCACCCGAGGCGCACGCGCTACGGTCGATTTCGAGGTTTGCGCCGGGAATTCGCATTAGAATCTGATTCGCTCGCACACCATGCCACACATCCCCGATCCACTCTTGCTGCAGCTGTTCGCCATCTTCGTCTGGGCGAAGGTGTTCGCCGAGGGATTCGAGCGGGTGGGGCTGCCGGCAGTGCTGGGGGAGATCCTGGCCGGCGTGGTACTCGGTCCCTACGCGACGCACCTGATCGAGCCCAGCCCGACGGTGCTGTCCATCGCCGAGATCGGGGCCATCTTCCTGCTGTTCACGGTGGGACTGGAAACCAGCCCGAAGGAGCTGATCCGGGTGGGACGGGTCTCGTTGCTGGTGGCGCTGGCGGGGATCGTGGCGCCGTTCGTTTTCGGCTTCGCATACATCCGCTACGTGCATGGACACCCGGCGCATGAAGCCACCTTCGTGGGGGCGGCCATGGTGGCGACCAGCGTGGGAGTGACGGCGCGGGTCATGGGCGACCTGCGGGTGCTCGGGTCGCGGGTGGCGAAGATCATCCTGGGAGCGGCGGTCTTTGACGACGTTCTGGGGATGATCTTGCTGGCGGTGGTGGCGGGACTGGCCTCAGCCACCGGGATCGCATGGGTTCAGCTGATCGTGCTGGCGGCCGAGGCGGTGGGCTTCGCAGTCTTCATGATCTTCTTCGCGCCGAAGCTGGTGCACCGCATCCGGCCGGGAGTGGAACGGATGTCCACGCGGAACGCTCCCCTGATCCTGGCCCTGGCCATCTGCCTGGGACTCTCGGTGGCGGCGGAGCGGATCGGGATGGCGGCCATCATCGGGGCGTTCTTCGCCGGCCTGGCCTTCGCCGAATACTCGCCGGAATGGAACCTGCAACCGCGGGTGAACGCCATCAATGAATTCCTGGCGCCCTTCTTCTTCTTCACCATGGGTTCGAGGCTGGACCTGGGGGTGTTCACGCCCGGGATCCTGGTGGCATCGGTCATCATCACCGTGCTGGCCATCGCCGCCAAGGTGATCGGCTGCGGGTTGCCGGTGCTGAAAGAAGGCTGGTCGAGCGCGCTCAAGGTCGGCGTGGGGATGACGCCGCGCGGAGAGGTGGCGCTCATCGTTGCCTTGATCGGCCTGCAGATGGACATGATCTCGCAGGCGGTGTACGGGATCGTGATCTTCATGACGGCGGCGACGACTCTGCTGGCCCCGCCCGTACTGCGCTACCTCTTCCGGCGGGACCTGGCCAAGGGCGAGGTCTTGGAAGAAGCCGTCAGCGAGTAGCGGATGCCGAGACACTAGGGAGCGGACGTTCTTTTCGAGTGAGGTCCGGGCCAGCCGCGAGCAAGACCGCCACTCCCGTGACGACACAAATGCCTGACTTGATCCATGGCATCCAGGTCGCGTCAATGGCGTCGAACAGCAGCATGGAGTTGTTCACCGTGCCATGGAAAAGCACCGCAAGCAGCACGCTGCCGCCCGTATTCTGAAAGATCCAGGTGAACACGATGGCCTCGGCGAGAACCGCGGCAGTCCAAGGCAGCAACGGGAGGTCGCTCATCAAGCCATGGGGAAGCAGGATGAGGGGCCAATGCCATACGGAGTGCAGCGTTCCCAGGATCAGGCTGGCATATACAGCACGGTAGCGCGCGAGCAGATGAGGCAGGGCAAAGCCTCGCCAACCAAGTTCCTCGCCCGTGGCGAAGATAAATACCACCCACATCGATGGCAGGATGGGGCGCAGTGCATCCAGGCTGAGACCTTTGTACTTGTGTAGCAGCACGGCCACGGTGGTTGCGATCAAAGCCTGCATGATGGGCAGGCCAATGGCGATCGCATACCACTGCGGACGGACGCGCCAGCGTCCCAGTCGCTGCATGAGTCGCCGGATCCCGCTCTCCCCGTCGGACATGCCGGTGACGATGATGGCGGCCACTGCGGGCGCGAATACGCCTAGGAATGGCACCCAATAATGAAGTCGGGGGACACGGTCGAGTGCGAGACAGGCCCAGAAGCCAGAGAACGCCAGCAGGAAGAAGAGCGGCAAAGGATGGCGCCGGAAGAGTTCTCTCATGGCTCTGCCTTCGACGGGGCGGACGGTGCGCGTATCTTGCGTTCACCGCCGGGCAAACGCAAGGCCATTTCTGAGCGGGATGCTAGAATCGCCGGTTCACGGGAGAATTGGATGGCAGGTCTTCAAGGCCGTGTGGCGCTGGTGACGGGCGCATCGCAGGGGATCGGGCGGGCGTGTGCGCTGGAACTGGCGCGAGCGGGGGCAACGGTGGCGGCGGCCGCCCGCAACGAAGAAAAGATCGCCGGCGTGGTGAAGGAGATCACCGGCGCGGGTGGCGCCGCGGGCGCATTCAAGCTCGACGTGGCCAGTGAGGACGAGGTCAAGGCCGCGGTCAAGGCGGTGGTGGCGCAGTTCGGCAAGCTCGACATCCTGGTCAACAACGCCGGCATCACCCGCGATCAGCTCGCCATGCGCATGAAACGCGCCGACTGGGACGCGGTGCTGACCACCAATCTGACCGGCGCCTTCCTCTGCACGCAGGCGGCGGTGGGACCCATGCTGAAGCAGCGCTGGGGAAGGATCATCAACATCACCAGCGTCTTCGGGCAGATGGGGCAGGCGGGGCAAGCCAACTATGCCGCCTCGAAAGCGGGCCTGATCGGACTGACCATGGCCATGGCGCGCGAGCTGGCGTCGCGCAACATCACGGTGAACGCGGTGGCGCCGGGGTTCATTGAGACCGCGATGACCGAAGGCCTGTCGGCCGAGCTCAAGGCCGAGGCGCTGAAGATGATCCCGCTGGCACGGGTGGGCAGCGGCCTGGATGTGGCCCACGCCGTGCGCTTCCTGGCCTCGGAGGAAGCGGGCTACATCACCGGGCACGTGCTCAACGTGAACGGCGGCATGCTGATGGGGTGAGAAACCCCAACCCCATCGAAGATCGCAGAAGTCAGATCGCAGAAGTATGGCTGAACCTGCAATGAAGCCCGCAATTTCGATCGTGGAGGCCATTGCGCCCCCGCAGATCGAGCAGGCGCGAGCGCTGTTCCTCGAGTATGCGCAGTCGCTGGGGTTCAGTCTTTGCTTCCAGTCGTTCGATAAGGAACTGGCCGGATTGCCGGGAGACTACGCGCCCCCGGAGGGCCGGTTGCTGTTGGCGATGGCAGGCGCCACGGCTGCGGGATGCGTGGCTCTGCACAAGCTGGAAGAGGGCGTCTGCGAGATGAAGCGGCTGTATGTGCGTTCGGAGTTTCGCGGGAGCGGAGCCGGACGCGCGCTGGCGGAGCGCGTCATCGCTGAGGCCCGCGCCCTCGGTTACCGGCGGATGCGCCTGGATACGATCGCCGGCCAGATGGACGCCGCCATCGCCCTCTATCGGCGCCTGGGTTTCCGCGAGATCGCGGCCTACCGCCCGAACCCGGTCCCCGGCGCGCTGTACATGGAATTGACCCTGTAATCCCGCGTTTTCTCCTGTCCTTCCACATCCCGGAACGAGGTTTTCGGCAAGCGAAGATTGTGCTTGCATGGTTCGGGCACTCTGGTTACTATGCCGCCACTCCCCTGGTTGCAATAGCTGCATTTTCCACTATGAACATAGGCGAAACTATCCGGAACTTCCGCCTCAACAAGGGCATGTCGCAGGGCGACATCGAGAAGCGCACGGGGCTTCTGCGCTGTTACCTGTCCCGGGTAGAGAACGGGCACACCATCCCCTCGCTGGACACGCTGGCCAAGATCGCTTCCGCCATGGAGGTCCCGCTGGCCCAGTTCTTCGCCGACGCCGCGCACGACAACGGGCAGCCGGGCAAGCCGGTGCCGCAGCTTTCCGACGACGAAGTGCGCTTCCTGTCGCAGATCCGGCGGTATTCCGCCAGCCTCAACGACAGCGACCGCAAGCTGGTGCTGGCCATGGTGAAGAAGATGGCCGCCAGCACGGCGAAGTAATCAGCCCTCCCACTCCAGAAGTCACTACACTCCAGGGGCACATCTTTGGTCACCGGAGGCGCGTGTTCCGCCGGGAAAGACCTATGCTATATTCCGCCTCAGGAGAGGCCTGCCGCCCCCGCGGGCCCAGGGAATGAGGCGCATCCGTGACAGTTGACGAGGAACTCAACCAGCTCGAAGACTGGGTGAGGCGGCTGAAGATCGAATACGACGTGTACTTCGGCGGCGGCTCGAAGAAGCCCCCGGCGGACCTCGACTGGCGTGTGAATTCGCTCATCAAGAAATACTCCGACAGCCACAAGATGAACTTCGCCCAGCGCTTCCGCTACAACAGCATCACCCAGCGCTACGCGCTGTTCAGCGACCTGTGGCGGCAGAAGATGAAGATCAAGGAAGAGGGCTACCGCCGGCCGTCGGATGCCCTGCTC
This genomic interval carries:
- a CDS encoding cation:proton antiporter; amino-acid sequence: MPHIPDPLLLQLFAIFVWAKVFAEGFERVGLPAVLGEILAGVVLGPYATHLIEPSPTVLSIAEIGAIFLLFTVGLETSPKELIRVGRVSLLVALAGIVAPFVFGFAYIRYVHGHPAHEATFVGAAMVATSVGVTARVMGDLRVLGSRVAKIILGAAVFDDVLGMILLAVVAGLASATGIAWVQLIVLAAEAVGFAVFMIFFAPKLVHRIRPGVERMSTRNAPLILALAICLGLSVAAERIGMAAIIGAFFAGLAFAEYSPEWNLQPRVNAINEFLAPFFFFTMGSRLDLGVFTPGILVASVIITVLAIAAKVIGCGLPVLKEGWSSALKVGVGMTPRGEVALIVALIGLQMDMISQAVYGIVIFMTAATTLLAPPVLRYLFRRDLAKGEVLEEAVSE
- a CDS encoding CPBP family intramembrane glutamic endopeptidase, coding for MRELFRRHPLPLFFLLAFSGFWACLALDRVPRLHYWVPFLGVFAPAVAAIIVTGMSDGESGIRRLMQRLGRWRVRPQWYAIAIGLPIMQALIATTVAVLLHKYKGLSLDALRPILPSMWVVFIFATGEELGWRGFALPHLLARYRAVYASLILGTLHSVWHWPLILLPHGLMSDLPLLPWTAAVLAEAIVFTWIFQNTGGSVLLAVLFHGTVNNSMLLFDAIDATWMPWIKSGICVVTGVAVLLAAGPDLTRKERPLPSVSASATR
- the fabG gene encoding 3-oxoacyl-[acyl-carrier-protein] reductase; the encoded protein is MAGLQGRVALVTGASQGIGRACALELARAGATVAAAARNEEKIAGVVKEITGAGGAAGAFKLDVASEDEVKAAVKAVVAQFGKLDILVNNAGITRDQLAMRMKRADWDAVLTTNLTGAFLCTQAAVGPMLKQRWGRIINITSVFGQMGQAGQANYAASKAGLIGLTMAMARELASRNITVNAVAPGFIETAMTEGLSAELKAEALKMIPLARVGSGLDVAHAVRFLASEEAGYITGHVLNVNGGMLMG
- a CDS encoding GNAT family N-acetyltransferase produces the protein MKPAISIVEAIAPPQIEQARALFLEYAQSLGFSLCFQSFDKELAGLPGDYAPPEGRLLLAMAGATAAGCVALHKLEEGVCEMKRLYVRSEFRGSGAGRALAERVIAEARALGYRRMRLDTIAGQMDAAIALYRRLGFREIAAYRPNPVPGALYMELTL
- a CDS encoding helix-turn-helix transcriptional regulator, giving the protein MNIGETIRNFRLNKGMSQGDIEKRTGLLRCYLSRVENGHTIPSLDTLAKIASAMEVPLAQFFADAAHDNGQPGKPVPQLSDDEVRFLSQIRRYSASLNDSDRKLVLAMVKKMAASTAK